Proteins encoded within one genomic window of Calditrichota bacterium:
- a CDS encoding alpha-galactosidase — protein sequence MSQKLIVFLSLVMLIVGGAFSTSMAQTKIFYLDELDLSTMNQDWGYPQKNLSVDKNPLSVAGKVYSRGVGTHANSLYLLELNGNGERFSAMVGVDDEVKDRGTVEFILLGDDTELYRSGVMRGGDPAKKVEADLSGVNKFFLQVSQTDDNINYDHADWLEAKIRMKKGNPKIGRIVSMEPYILTPKPGKEPRINGAKIFGVRPGTPFLFTVPATGERPMTFSAENLPAGLQIDAETGRITGTIQSREFQTYHITLKAKNKFGEAKRDFRIVVGEKIALTPPMGWNSWNCWGPTVSQEKVVSSARAMAKKGLINHGWTYINIDDGWQGIRGGKYNAIMGNRKFPDIKKMISEIHALGLKVGIYSTPWRGTYAGHIGGSCDNPDGTYGWIKSGEHNEDMRHKERKNIRNDYTFGKYSFLWGDVQQWAEWGFDYLKYDWNPIDVQNVGIMSSLLRTCGRDIVFSLSNSAVFENAPFYARLANAWRTTGDITDSWGSMAGIGFNQHRWTPYAGHGHWNDPDMLVVGKVGWSDNLHPTRLSPDEQYTHISLWCLLSAPLLLGCDLAQLDDFTLNLLTNDEVIEVNQDPLGDQAVQVNSDENFPVYARKMEDGSLAVGLFNRDFRGKKEVTAKWEDLKISGKWKVRDLWRQKDLGVFEGKFSGEVPVHGVVLVRMFPKQD from the coding sequence ATGAGTCAAAAACTCATCGTTTTCTTATCTCTTGTTATGCTCATTGTCGGAGGCGCATTTTCCACATCGATGGCGCAAACTAAAATCTTCTACCTCGACGAATTGGATTTGTCAACCATGAACCAGGACTGGGGCTATCCGCAAAAGAACTTATCTGTTGACAAAAATCCGCTTTCCGTCGCCGGAAAAGTTTACTCCCGCGGCGTGGGGACACATGCCAACTCGCTCTATTTGCTGGAGTTGAACGGAAACGGTGAACGATTTTCTGCCATGGTCGGCGTCGATGATGAAGTGAAAGATCGCGGAACAGTTGAATTCATCCTTTTAGGCGATGACACCGAGTTGTATCGCAGCGGCGTCATGCGCGGCGGCGATCCGGCAAAAAAAGTCGAGGCCGACTTGTCCGGCGTGAACAAATTTTTTCTGCAAGTCTCCCAGACGGACGATAACATCAACTACGATCACGCGGACTGGCTCGAAGCAAAAATTAGGATGAAAAAAGGGAACCCAAAAATTGGGAGAATTGTGTCCATGGAACCTTACATTTTAACGCCCAAACCGGGGAAAGAGCCGAGAATCAACGGAGCAAAAATTTTTGGCGTTCGTCCGGGGACGCCGTTTCTGTTCACGGTGCCTGCCACCGGAGAAAGACCAATGACTTTTTCTGCGGAAAATTTGCCCGCCGGATTGCAGATCGACGCCGAAACAGGACGCATCACCGGAACCATTCAGAGCCGCGAATTTCAAACTTATCACATCACGCTGAAAGCGAAAAACAAGTTCGGTGAGGCCAAACGCGATTTTCGCATTGTTGTCGGCGAAAAAATAGCGCTCACGCCGCCCATGGGATGGAATTCCTGGAATTGCTGGGGACCAACAGTCAGTCAGGAAAAAGTTGTTTCGTCAGCCAGAGCCATGGCGAAAAAAGGTCTGATTAATCACGGCTGGACTTACATCAACATCGACGACGGCTGGCAGGGAATTCGCGGCGGAAAATACAATGCCATCATGGGTAACCGCAAATTTCCGGACATCAAAAAAATGATTAGTGAGATTCACGCCCTGGGTTTGAAAGTCGGGATTTATTCCACGCCCTGGCGCGGCACATACGCCGGACACATTGGCGGTTCGTGCGATAATCCGGACGGCACTTATGGTTGGATTAAATCCGGCGAGCACAACGAAGACATGCGTCACAAAGAGCGAAAAAATATCCGTAACGATTACACCTTCGGAAAATATTCCTTTCTCTGGGGAGATGTCCAACAATGGGCAGAATGGGGATTTGACTATTTAAAATACGATTGGAATCCCATTGACGTGCAAAATGTGGGAATCATGTCTTCCCTTTTGCGGACTTGCGGCAGAGATATTGTGTTTTCTCTCTCCAATAGTGCTGTTTTTGAAAATGCACCATTTTACGCCCGATTAGCTAATGCCTGGCGCACCACAGGCGACATCACCGACAGTTGGGGCAGCATGGCAGGAATCGGTTTTAATCAACACCGTTGGACGCCCTACGCCGGACACGGTCACTGGAACGATCCGGACATGCTCGTCGTCGGAAAAGTTGGCTGGAGCGACAATCTGCACCCGACGCGTCTGAGCCCGGACGAACAATACACCCACATCAGCCTCTGGTGTTTGCTCAGCGCCCCGCTTCTTTTAGGCTGCGATCTGGCGCAATTGGACGATTTTACTTTGAATTTGCTGACAAATGATGAAGTGATCGAAGTGAATCAGGATCCGCTGGGCGATCAGGCGGTGCAAGTGAATTCCGATGAAAACTTCCCTGTTTACGCCAGGAAAATGGAAGATGGCTCGCTGGCTGTCGGTTTATTCAATCGCGATTTCCGCGGCAAAAAAGAAGTTACCGCCAAATGGGAAGACCTGAAAATTTCCGGCAAATGGAAAGTCCGCGATCTCTGGCGGCAAAAAGACCTCGGCGTTTTTGAAGGGAAATTTTCCGGTGAAGTGCCGGTGCACGGAGTGGTTTTGGTGAGAATGTTTCCAAAGCAAGATTAA
- a CDS encoding zinc ribbon domain-containing protein — protein MPIYEFYCGKCNVIYQFFSRTINTEKIPACPKCSNPQLERVASVFATISGEKEEDDFDLPIDESRMERAMQMLAREADKIDEDDPRQAANFMRKLAKEAGLKLGPKLEEAMQRMEQGEDPDKLEEEFGDELDVDDMFLLQSHKKLAGQKKKIRRDENLYDL, from the coding sequence ATGCCGATTTATGAATTTTATTGTGGAAAATGTAATGTCATCTACCAATTTTTTTCCCGGACAATTAACACAGAAAAAATTCCTGCCTGTCCCAAATGTAGCAATCCACAGTTGGAACGCGTGGCGTCTGTATTTGCGACCATTTCGGGCGAGAAAGAAGAAGACGATTTCGATCTGCCGATTGACGAGTCCAGGATGGAGCGGGCGATGCAGATGTTAGCGAGGGAAGCGGACAAAATCGATGAAGACGATCCGCGGCAGGCGGCAAATTTCATGAGAAAATTAGCCAAAGAAGCCGGGCTCAAATTGGGCCCGAAATTGGAAGAAGCAATGCAGCGCATGGAACAGGGCGAAGACCCGGACAAGTTGGAAGAAGAATTCGGCGACGAACTGGATGTGGACGATATGTTTTTGCTGCAGAGCCACAAAAAATTAGCCGGACAAAAGAAAAAAATTCGACGCGATGAGAATTTGTATGATCTTTGA
- a CDS encoding RidA family protein — MTVEEKLKTMGLSLPATPKPVAAYIPAILSGDVVYTSGQIPISGGKIQFTGKVGKEVTKEQAYEAAKLCALNALAAIKGVIGDLEKIEQVVKVVGFVASAEGFTEQPAVVNGASEFLGELLGEKGVHARSAVGVAELPLNVPVELEMIVKIKTPTDEIVSVH, encoded by the coding sequence ATGACCGTTGAAGAAAAATTAAAAACGATGGGGCTCTCTTTGCCGGCGACGCCAAAGCCTGTGGCTGCTTACATTCCGGCGATTTTGTCGGGAGATGTGGTGTACACTTCCGGACAAATTCCCATTTCCGGCGGAAAAATACAATTTACCGGAAAAGTCGGGAAAGAAGTGACCAAAGAACAAGCTTACGAAGCGGCGAAACTTTGTGCATTGAACGCCCTGGCAGCCATCAAAGGCGTGATCGGCGATCTGGAGAAAATCGAGCAGGTCGTCAAGGTTGTCGGGTTTGTCGCCAGCGCGGAAGGTTTCACGGAACAGCCCGCGGTCGTCAATGGCGCGTCCGAATTTCTGGGCGAACTTTTAGGCGAAAAAGGCGTCCACGCCCGCAGCGCGGTTGGTGTGGCTGAACTGCCACTCAACGTTCCTGTGGAATTAGAAATGATTGTCAAAATTAAAACTCCAACCGATGAAATTGTGTCAGTTCATTAA
- a CDS encoding LD-carboxypeptidase codes for MGKNKTAVNRRHFLASMGAAAAGAAAIPTILRSESSRKIIKPPRLKKGDTVGLIAPASCVFEPATIREGIETLQSLGFKVQTGKHIAEKYGYLAGTDEQRVSDLHDMFRDDSVKAIFALRGGYGSMRLLDLIDYQLIRSHPKILMGYSDITSLCLGIYAKTGLVTFHGPVAISSFSEYTQRYFYQSVQSTAAIGEVELPEPDNPLRPTAHLATIRSGKATGRLVGGNLTLLTALLGTPYEPDFREAILFLEETGEEPYDIDRMLTQLLLSGKLDRVNGIIFDLCPDCAPRDYKPAFPTNLSVEEVLQDRLGHLKCPALFGLKVGHEADKPTMPLGVQVTLDADKKIFSFDEGAVI; via the coding sequence ATGGGAAAAAATAAAACAGCGGTGAACAGACGCCATTTTTTAGCTTCAATGGGAGCGGCTGCCGCTGGCGCAGCAGCAATTCCGACAATTTTGCGCAGCGAGTCAAGCAGAAAAATTATCAAACCGCCTCGTTTGAAAAAAGGCGATACTGTGGGATTAATTGCGCCGGCGAGCTGTGTTTTTGAGCCGGCGACGATTCGCGAAGGCATTGAAACGCTGCAATCGCTGGGTTTTAAAGTGCAAACCGGAAAACACATCGCGGAAAAATACGGCTATCTGGCGGGTACGGACGAACAGCGCGTTTCCGATCTCCACGACATGTTTCGCGATGATTCCGTGAAAGCGATTTTTGCCCTGCGCGGCGGTTACGGCAGCATGCGTCTGCTCGATTTGATTGATTACCAGTTGATTCGTTCCCATCCGAAAATTTTGATGGGATACAGCGACATCACGTCTCTTTGTCTGGGAATTTATGCAAAAACAGGGCTGGTGACGTTTCATGGTCCTGTGGCGATTTCCAGTTTTTCCGAATACACGCAGCGCTATTTTTATCAAAGCGTTCAATCCACGGCAGCCATCGGCGAAGTGGAACTGCCCGAGCCGGATAATCCGCTCAGACCGACAGCGCATCTGGCGACTATTCGCAGCGGGAAGGCCACAGGCAGACTCGTCGGAGGTAATTTGACGCTGTTGACGGCGCTGCTGGGAACGCCATACGAGCCGGATTTCCGAGAAGCTATTTTATTTCTGGAAGAAACCGGCGAGGAGCCTTACGACATCGATCGCATGCTCACGCAATTGTTGCTCTCGGGAAAATTGGATCGGGTCAATGGCATTATTTTCGATCTCTGTCCCGATTGCGCGCCGCGGGATTACAAACCGGCTTTTCCGACAAATTTGAGCGTGGAAGAAGTTCTGCAAGACCGGCTGGGACATTTGAAGTGTCCGGCGCTTTTCGGCTTGAAAGTCGGACATGAGGCGGATAAGCCAACGATGCCGTTAGGCGTTCAGGTCACGCTGGATGCGGACAAAAAAATATTTTCTTTTGATGAAGGAGCTGTGATTTAG
- a CDS encoding polyprenyl synthetase family protein, with translation MNDFKQRFANYRNLINQQLEKVARKKLPVSFYEPVRYVLQTEGKRIRPILLILACEAAGGHVEDCLDAAIAVELLHNFTLVHDDIMDQDDLRRGKETVHKKWDEATAILTGDGLVALSYLHLLLTKSERIQQIARIFTEGIIDLCEGQALDKEFENQNHISVEQYLEMIEKKTARLLMLCTEIGGEIAGARGEQISDLREYARQLGLAFQIQDDVLDMEITSGKTFGSDIRQKKKTLLYVHALNNADDKIKQKFLKIYQKKQIDSEDIQQVRSIFESTGTLKFAHEEVKSRILQAERHVNNLPENQAQRDLKQLLTYILNRKS, from the coding sequence GTGAACGATTTTAAGCAAAGATTTGCCAATTATCGAAATCTGATAAATCAGCAATTGGAGAAAGTCGCCCGAAAAAAATTGCCGGTATCTTTTTACGAGCCGGTGCGCTATGTTTTGCAAACTGAGGGCAAAAGAATCCGTCCCATTTTGTTGATTTTGGCGTGCGAAGCCGCCGGCGGGCACGTCGAAGATTGTCTGGATGCGGCCATTGCGGTTGAACTGTTGCACAATTTTACTCTTGTGCACGACGACATCATGGACCAGGACGATCTCCGCCGCGGCAAAGAAACCGTGCACAAAAAATGGGACGAAGCCACCGCCATTCTCACGGGAGACGGTTTGGTCGCCTTGTCTTATTTGCATTTGTTGCTGACAAAATCCGAGCGAATTCAACAGATCGCCCGCATTTTCACCGAGGGTATTATTGATTTATGCGAAGGCCAGGCGTTAGACAAGGAATTCGAAAATCAAAACCACATTTCCGTCGAGCAATATCTGGAAATGATCGAAAAAAAAACAGCGCGTCTGCTCATGCTGTGCACGGAAATCGGCGGCGAAATTGCCGGTGCGAGGGGGGAGCAAATTTCAGATTTGCGCGAATATGCCCGGCAGTTGGGTTTGGCGTTTCAAATTCAGGACGATGTTCTGGACATGGAAATCACTTCCGGCAAAACTTTTGGCAGCGACATTCGGCAAAAGAAGAAAACATTGCTTTATGTCCATGCGTTGAATAATGCAGATGACAAGATTAAACAAAAATTTCTAAAAATTTACCAAAAAAAACAAATCGACTCAGAAGACATTCAACAAGTTCGATCAATCTTTGAATCGACAGGTACGTTAAAATTTGCCCACGAAGAAGTAAAATCAAGAATTTTGCAAGCTGAGCGCCATGTAAATAATTTGCCCGAAAATCAGGCTCAGCGAGATTTGAAACAATTGCTCACTTACATTTTAAACCGAAAATCATGA
- a CDS encoding PTS system mannose/fructose/sorbose family transporter subunit IID, with protein sequence MARIRKRDLARVFLRSFFVQAAFNYERMLGLGFCFALLPIARRLFKSPEKFANFMERHLDFFNSHPFFVTYALGAVANLEQQAILKRWDSLRPIGVFKKRVIGPLGAIGDTLFWKYYLPMSALIGVTVAWLFGIAGAFIFLIVFNTAHLYIRIRGLVKGFVKGFDIIRDLSLRGTKKYFQITAQIFSALAGAATVAVLFSLHKTPHQVVEAIIFSASLIFCYFLARQKKLSVDFILIIVVISSIIIGLITIG encoded by the coding sequence ATGGCGCGAATAAGAAAAAGAGACCTGGCGCGCGTTTTTTTGCGATCTTTTTTTGTCCAAGCGGCGTTTAATTACGAGCGCATGTTGGGGCTGGGATTTTGTTTCGCGTTGCTGCCGATTGCCAGGAGATTGTTCAAAAGCCCGGAGAAATTTGCCAATTTCATGGAAAGGCATCTGGATTTTTTCAATTCGCATCCTTTTTTCGTCACCTATGCGCTGGGCGCTGTGGCAAATCTCGAACAGCAGGCCATTCTCAAAAGATGGGATAGTTTGCGGCCCATCGGCGTATTCAAAAAGCGCGTCATCGGGCCTCTCGGCGCCATCGGGGACACACTTTTCTGGAAATACTATCTGCCCATGAGCGCGCTTATCGGCGTGACAGTGGCATGGCTTTTCGGAATCGCGGGAGCGTTCATTTTTTTGATTGTTTTTAATACAGCCCATCTTTACATTCGCATTCGCGGCCTCGTCAAAGGTTTTGTCAAGGGATTCGATATTATCAGAGATTTATCTCTGCGCGGCACAAAAAAGTATTTTCAAATCACCGCCCAGATTTTTTCGGCGTTAGCCGGCGCAGCGACGGTAGCGGTTTTATTTTCGCTGCACAAAACGCCGCACCAAGTGGTCGAGGCGATAATTTTTTCAGCGTCGTTGATTTTTTGCTATTTTCTTGCTCGTCAAAAAAAATTATCAGTCGATTTTATTTTGATTATTGTGGTGATCAGTTCGATCATCATTGGGTTGATTACTATTGGTTAG
- a CDS encoding HPr family phosphocarrier protein, translated as MIKRKVTVKNKEGLHARPATQLVKIASKFKSEVALAKNGLEVNGKSIMGVMTLAAALGTELTLQVHGPDEEKALAELIDLFERKFDEE; from the coding sequence ATGATCAAACGGAAAGTCACTGTTAAAAATAAAGAAGGTCTGCACGCGCGTCCGGCAACGCAACTTGTAAAAATTGCGTCGAAGTTCAAATCAGAAGTAGCGCTGGCGAAAAACGGTCTGGAAGTTAACGGGAAATCCATCATGGGAGTCATGACTCTGGCGGCGGCTTTAGGGACCGAATTAACGTTGCAGGTCCACGGGCCTGACGAAGAAAAGGCGCTGGCGGAATTAATCGATTTATTTGAGAGAAAATTTGATGAAGAGTAG
- the ptsP gene encoding phosphoenolpyruvate--protein phosphotransferase has translation MTPTSKKRKNIQIKGIAASAGIAIGVVYKLSGDVIKVEERDIPPEEVDREIKKFDRAIDLTRQELHEIQKQARDKIDKDASEIFDAHQMLLDDQVIIKETKLQIANQLKNADFVYHQLMKKYQDSLENADDEFFMGRVADIKDVKRRLIRNIQGKKPVSFKSLVKKSVIVARDLTPSETVMLDKNKVLAFATDKGGKNSHAAIMARSMEIPSVVGAQNISELVQTGDLVILDGNNGDIIINPSKRILDKYVYLRTEYDELTKSLSAFRNLPSRTLDGKDVELSANLDFADEIKSVINYGAQGVGLFRTEYIYLTRDQLPSEEEEFAEYCRITESIYPHPVIIRTLDIGGDKNPRYLSFPEEDNPALGSRGIRFSLDHRKILKSQLTAILRASAKGNVKILLPMISCHEEISHARALIDQVKGDLRSKKIPYDPNIEIGIMIETPSAALMADVLAEDVDFLSIGTNDLIQYTLAVDRGNIKVAHLYKRMPLAVLRLIRDVIIAGHRKGVWVGICGEMAADPLAILVLLGLDIDELSVSPPMLPEVKKIIRLVTFKDAEQIAEKALQMKTSDQIETYLKNVYRTRYRMKVI, from the coding sequence ATGACACCCACAAGTAAAAAACGAAAAAATATTCAAATAAAAGGGATTGCAGCGTCTGCGGGTATTGCCATCGGGGTGGTTTACAAGCTATCCGGCGATGTCATTAAGGTCGAGGAACGTGACATTCCGCCAGAGGAAGTGGATCGGGAGATCAAAAAATTCGACAGAGCCATCGATTTGACGCGGCAGGAATTGCATGAAATTCAAAAACAAGCTCGCGACAAAATTGACAAAGACGCCAGCGAAATTTTTGACGCCCATCAAATGTTGCTTGACGATCAAGTTATCATCAAAGAAACAAAGTTGCAAATTGCCAATCAATTGAAAAACGCCGATTTTGTTTATCATCAATTGATGAAAAAATACCAGGATTCGCTGGAAAATGCTGACGATGAATTTTTCATGGGCAGAGTCGCCGACATCAAGGACGTTAAACGGAGACTGATTCGAAACATTCAGGGAAAAAAACCCGTTTCCTTTAAAAGTCTGGTGAAAAAATCCGTCATCGTGGCGCGCGACCTGACTCCGTCCGAGACGGTCATGCTGGACAAAAATAAAGTTCTGGCGTTCGCTACAGACAAAGGCGGCAAAAATTCTCACGCGGCAATCATGGCGCGGTCGATGGAGATCCCTTCGGTCGTCGGCGCGCAAAATATTTCCGAGTTAGTGCAGACAGGCGATCTGGTCATCCTTGACGGTAACAACGGAGACATCATCATCAATCCGTCAAAGCGGATTTTGGACAAATATGTTTACTTGAGAACCGAATACGATGAATTAACAAAAAGCCTGTCCGCTTTTCGGAATTTGCCTTCCCGAACTCTCGACGGAAAAGATGTGGAGCTGTCGGCGAACCTGGATTTTGCCGACGAAATTAAATCGGTCATCAATTATGGCGCTCAGGGTGTCGGACTTTTTCGTACTGAATACATTTATCTTACGCGCGACCAGCTTCCTTCCGAGGAAGAAGAATTTGCCGAGTATTGTCGCATTACAGAAAGCATTTATCCGCACCCGGTGATCATCCGAACGCTGGATATTGGCGGCGACAAAAACCCGCGTTATCTTTCATTTCCGGAAGAAGATAACCCGGCGCTCGGCAGCCGCGGCATTCGTTTCAGTCTGGATCATCGGAAAATTTTGAAGTCTCAATTGACAGCCATTCTCCGCGCCAGCGCAAAAGGCAATGTAAAAATCCTTTTGCCAATGATTTCATGCCACGAAGAAATAAGCCACGCCAGAGCGCTTATCGATCAGGTGAAAGGAGATTTGCGCTCAAAAAAAATTCCCTACGATCCGAATATCGAAATTGGAATTATGATCGAAACACCTTCTGCGGCTTTGATGGCTGACGTTTTAGCCGAAGATGTCGATTTTTTGAGTATTGGCACCAATGATTTGATACAATACACGCTGGCAGTCGATCGCGGCAATATCAAAGTCGCCCATCTTTACAAACGAATGCCTCTCGCGGTGCTGCGTTTGATTCGAGACGTGATCATTGCCGGACATCGCAAGGGTGTGTGGGTCGGTATTTGCGGCGAAATGGCGGCGGATCCTCTCGCTATTCTTGTGCTGCTCGGACTTGATATCGACGAACTCAGCGTGAGCCCGCCGATGTTGCCGGAGGTGAAAAAAATCATCCGCTTGGTCACTTTTAAAGATGCGGAACAGATTGCTGAAAAAGCATTGCAAATGAAGACATCCGATCAAATTGAAACTTATTTGAAAAATGTGTATCGAACAAGATATCGAATGAAAGTAATTTAA
- a CDS encoding bifunctional phosphoglucose/phosphomannose isomerase — protein sequence MMGTDQIETIDKSNMVKLLREFPRQFNQAMEIGNNANISLAAEKIKNILFVGMGGSAIGGDVIISCVGDQLRVPAQVNRNYVLPNFVNENTLVVVFSFSGNTEESLSCFSEALNRKAQIVCVTSGGKLKQHAGENKIPVITIPGGMPPRCALGYLSVPALLLLSRNELVSVEKEDFQETLALLKELAEKYSPQSAENLAMRTAEQLAGKIPVIYSSNDMLNSVALRWKCQFSENAKQLAFANVFPELNHNEIVGWDQLPELLRKFQIIYLKDAQDNPRNAARMSITKEILEQVTNSVLSFQTLGKSRLARLFSLIYLGDMTSFYLAIRNKVDPTPIEKIQILKDKLSQIKN from the coding sequence ATGATGGGAACGGATCAGATCGAAACTATTGACAAAAGCAACATGGTGAAATTGCTGCGCGAATTTCCCAGACAATTTAATCAAGCCATGGAAATCGGCAACAATGCAAACATTTCGCTGGCCGCTGAAAAAATAAAAAATATTTTATTCGTCGGCATGGGCGGATCCGCCATCGGCGGCGATGTCATCATTAGCTGCGTCGGGGATCAGTTGCGCGTGCCCGCGCAGGTGAACCGAAATTATGTTTTGCCAAATTTTGTTAATGAAAATACGTTGGTGGTTGTTTTCAGTTTCTCAGGCAACACCGAAGAGTCGCTGAGCTGTTTCAGCGAGGCGCTCAATCGGAAAGCGCAAATTGTTTGCGTGACTTCGGGGGGAAAATTAAAACAACACGCCGGGGAGAATAAAATTCCGGTCATCACGATTCCCGGTGGCATGCCGCCGCGCTGTGCCCTGGGATATTTGAGCGTTCCGGCGCTGTTGCTGCTTTCGCGCAACGAGCTGGTCAGTGTGGAAAAAGAAGATTTTCAAGAAACACTTGCATTGTTGAAAGAATTGGCGGAAAAATATTCGCCTCAGTCCGCTGAAAATCTGGCCATGCGGACCGCGGAGCAACTCGCCGGAAAAATTCCCGTAATTTACAGCAGCAATGACATGCTCAATTCAGTTGCCCTGCGCTGGAAATGTCAGTTCTCGGAAAATGCCAAACAATTGGCTTTTGCCAATGTTTTTCCGGAATTGAATCACAACGAAATTGTCGGTTGGGATCAACTGCCGGAGTTGCTGCGTAAATTTCAGATAATTTATCTCAAAGACGCGCAAGACAACCCGCGAAATGCAGCGCGCATGTCGATCACAAAAGAGATTTTGGAACAAGTCACTAATTCCGTTCTTTCGTTCCAAACTCTGGGTAAGTCGCGTCTGGCGCGGCTGTTTTCGCTCATTTATCTCGGCGACATGACGAGTTTTTATCTTGCCATTCGCAACAAAGTAGATCCGACTCCGATTGAGAAAATCCAGATTCTCAAAGACAAATTAAGTCAAATCAAAAATTAA
- a CDS encoding methionine adenosyltransferase: protein MKSFLFTSESVTEGHPDKMADQISDAVLDSIFEKDPNGRVACETFVTTGLAIVGGEITTNTYVDIPTLVREVIRDIGYIDASFGYDADTVGILSTIDHQSPDIAMGVDKDGAGDQGMMFGFACDETENLMPLPIELAHKLTRRLAEVRKKNILPFLRPDGKSQVTIEYVDGAPKWVHTVVISSQHSPDVKLVDLRKEIIDHVIKPVLPKEMVNDHEIVIHINPTGRFVIGGPQGDAGLTGRKIIVDTYGGYAPHGGGAFSGKDPTKVDRSASYASRYVAKNIVAAGLAKKCTIQIAYAIGVAEPVSVMVDTHGTGTMAEKEIEARIKKHVDLTPRGIIEKLDLRKPIYRATAAYGHFGRQEKTFTWEKTDLVDVMAG, encoded by the coding sequence ATGAAATCATTTTTGTTCACATCAGAATCAGTGACGGAAGGTCATCCCGATAAGATGGCCGATCAGATTTCCGATGCGGTACTGGATTCGATTTTTGAAAAAGACCCGAACGGCAGAGTTGCTTGCGAGACATTTGTTACCACCGGTCTTGCTATTGTCGGCGGAGAAATTACCACGAACACTTACGTTGATATTCCCACGCTGGTGCGGGAAGTCATTCGAGACATTGGCTACATCGACGCTTCGTTTGGCTACGACGCCGATACGGTAGGAATTCTTTCTACAATTGACCACCAATCTCCGGACATCGCCATGGGCGTGGATAAAGACGGCGCCGGCGATCAGGGAATGATGTTCGGATTTGCTTGTGATGAAACAGAAAATCTTATGCCGCTTCCCATTGAATTGGCGCATAAATTGACACGTCGGCTGGCGGAAGTGCGCAAGAAAAATATTTTGCCGTTTCTGCGCCCGGACGGAAAATCTCAGGTCACAATCGAGTACGTCGACGGAGCACCGAAATGGGTACACACAGTGGTTATTTCCTCGCAACACAGCCCGGACGTGAAACTTGTCGATCTGCGCAAAGAAATCATCGACCACGTCATCAAGCCCGTTTTGCCGAAAGAGATGGTGAATGATCACGAAATTGTGATTCACATTAATCCCACGGGAAGATTTGTGATTGGCGGACCTCAGGGAGACGCCGGATTAACGGGAAGAAAAATTATCGTCGATACTTACGGCGGCTACGCGCCTCACGGCGGTGGCGCTTTTTCCGGGAAAGATCCGACAAAAGTGGATCGTTCCGCTTCTTATGCCTCCCGTTACGTGGCGAAAAATATCGTTGCTGCCGGACTGGCGAAAAAATGTACTATTCAGATCGCTTACGCCATCGGCGTGGCGGAGCCGGTCTCCGTGATGGTTGATACTCATGGTACCGGGACAATGGCGGAGAAAGAGATTGAAGCTCGAATCAAAAAACACGTGGATTTGACGCCGCGGGGAATAATTGAAAAATTGGATCTTCGCAAACCGATCTACCGTGCCACCGCAGCGTACGGCCATTTTGGTCGTCAGGAAAAAACATTTACCTGGGAGAAAACAGATCTGGTGGACGTAATGGCTGGTTAA